A genomic window from Bradyrhizobium lupini includes:
- a CDS encoding ATP-binding protein yields MSTIDTGLTLLKSAAGRVSAANGWMGNAFKGWMPTGLYARALLIMIVPMVILQSVVAFVFMERHWNTVTRRLSAAVVQDIAALIDVYKGYPQDKDRDQIRRIAQQRLGLVVDFLPAGDMPPPGPKPFFSLLDQTLSVQLGRQIGRSFWIDTVGRSNLVEIRIQLDDAVMRVFAQRSAAYASNSEIFLFWMVGTSSILLIVAVLFLRNQIKPILRLADAAESFGKGREAPNFRPRGAREVRRASVAFLEMKSRIERTMEQRTAMLAGVSHDLRTILTRFKLELALIGDSPEMEGMRKDVDEMSMMLEDYLAFARGDSGEQSQPTDMAQALEELRSDAERHGHTATVAFNGLPVVTVKPASFKRCLANLVTNAARYGKSIAITGQRDHRYLTVTVDDDGPGIPAHLREEVFKPFLRLDNARNQDEGGTGLGLAIARDIARSHGGDITLGDSPMGGLRASVRIPV; encoded by the coding sequence ATGAGCACGATCGATACCGGCCTGACGCTTTTGAAGAGCGCCGCCGGCCGCGTCTCCGCCGCCAATGGCTGGATGGGCAATGCGTTCAAGGGCTGGATGCCGACCGGCCTTTATGCGCGTGCGCTGCTGATCATGATCGTGCCGATGGTGATCCTGCAATCGGTGGTCGCCTTCGTGTTCATGGAGCGGCACTGGAACACGGTGACACGCCGCCTGTCGGCCGCGGTGGTGCAGGACATCGCCGCGCTGATCGACGTCTACAAGGGCTACCCGCAAGACAAGGATCGCGACCAGATCCGCCGCATCGCGCAGCAGCGCCTGGGCCTCGTCGTCGATTTCCTCCCGGCCGGCGACATGCCGCCGCCGGGACCAAAGCCGTTCTTCTCGCTGCTCGACCAGACGCTGTCGGTGCAGCTCGGCCGCCAGATCGGGCGCTCCTTCTGGATCGACACGGTCGGCCGCTCCAACCTCGTCGAGATCCGGATCCAGCTCGACGACGCCGTGATGCGCGTGTTCGCGCAGCGCAGCGCCGCCTATGCCTCGAACTCGGAGATCTTCCTGTTCTGGATGGTCGGCACGTCCTCGATCCTGCTGATCGTCGCGGTGCTATTCCTGCGCAACCAGATCAAGCCGATCCTGCGACTTGCCGACGCCGCCGAAAGTTTTGGCAAGGGCCGCGAGGCGCCGAATTTCCGCCCGCGTGGCGCGCGCGAGGTGCGGCGCGCGTCGGTCGCCTTCCTCGAAATGAAGTCGCGCATCGAGCGAACGATGGAGCAACGCACCGCGATGCTAGCCGGCGTCAGCCATGATCTGCGCACGATCCTGACGCGGTTCAAGCTCGAGCTGGCGTTGATCGGCGACAGCCCCGAAATGGAGGGCATGCGCAAGGACGTCGACGAGATGTCGATGATGCTCGAGGACTACCTCGCGTTTGCCCGCGGCGATTCCGGCGAGCAGTCGCAGCCGACCGACATGGCCCAGGCGCTCGAGGAGCTGCGCAGCGACGCCGAGCGCCACGGCCACACGGCGACCGTTGCGTTCAACGGGCTGCCCGTGGTCACGGTGAAGCCGGCCTCATTCAAGCGCTGCCTCGCCAACCTCGTCACCAACGCCGCCCGCTACGGCAAGAGCATCGCCATCACCGGCCAGCGCGATCACCGTTATTTGACGGTGACGGTGGACGATGACGGGCCGGGCATTCCCGCCCATCTGCGCGAAGAGGTGTTCAAGCCGTTCCTGCGGCTGGACAACGCCCGCAACCAGGATGAAGGCGGCACAGGTCTTGGCCTCGCGATCGCCCGCGACATCGCCCGCTCGCACGGCGGCGACATCACGCTTGGCGACAGTCCGATGGGCGGATTAAGGGCGAGCGTGCGGATACCGGTGTAG
- a CDS encoding response regulator — protein sequence MTVPLAATLARPPARPADDAPHLLLVDDDRRIRDLLSRFLAGEGYRVSTAASASDARSKLLGLHFDLLILDVMMPGETGFDLARFIRTSSSVPIVMLTARHEAEARIEGLQIGADDYVAKPFEPRELALRINNILKRAAPPPQAAAVEKIAFGPYIYHLDRGELRQGEDVIHLTDREREMLRILSETPGETVPRSALTGNGSVNERAVDVQINRLRRKIETDPANPLFLQAVRGIGYRLVASP from the coding sequence GTGACCGTGCCGCTCGCTGCCACGCTCGCACGCCCGCCGGCACGTCCCGCAGACGATGCCCCGCATCTCCTGCTGGTCGATGACGACCGCCGCATCCGCGATCTGCTCTCGCGCTTCCTTGCCGGCGAAGGCTATCGCGTCTCGACCGCCGCGAGCGCTAGCGATGCCCGTTCCAAGCTTTTGGGCCTGCACTTCGACCTCTTGATCCTGGATGTCATGATGCCCGGCGAGACCGGCTTCGATCTCGCCCGTTTCATCCGGACCTCGTCCTCGGTGCCGATCGTGATGCTGACGGCGCGGCATGAAGCCGAAGCGCGCATCGAGGGCCTGCAGATCGGTGCCGACGATTACGTCGCAAAGCCGTTCGAGCCGCGCGAGCTTGCGCTGCGCATCAACAACATCCTCAAGCGCGCCGCGCCGCCGCCACAGGCCGCTGCGGTCGAGAAGATCGCGTTTGGCCCGTACATCTATCACCTCGACCGCGGCGAATTGCGTCAGGGCGAAGACGTCATTCACCTCACCGACCGCGAGCGCGAGATGCTGCGGATTTTGTCGGAGACACCGGGCGAGACCGTGCCGCGCAGCGCGCTGACCGGCAATGGCAGCGTCAACGAGCGCGCCGTCGACGTGCAGATCAACCGCCTGCGGCGCAAGATCGAGACCGATCCCGCCAATCCGCTGTTCCTCCAGGCCGTGCGCGGCATCGGCTACCGGCTGGTAGCCTCGCCATAA
- a CDS encoding MarR family winged helix-turn-helix transcriptional regulator, which yields MPDINFATPSQDAAGPRPAADDGGNLRWDIIELLFFAYRDFVGDPDQELEAFGFGRAHHRVMHFVYRYPGLKVADLLDVLRITKQSLGRVLKQLLDEGYIVQKTGDNDRRQRLLFATPKGEALVQKLAGLQTTRITKALAEMAPQDAETVKRFLRAMIDRDDPDKVLETIFATVNQDKE from the coding sequence ATGCCTGACATAAATTTCGCGACTCCTTCTCAAGACGCAGCCGGGCCGCGGCCGGCCGCAGACGACGGAGGCAATTTGCGCTGGGATATCATCGAACTGCTGTTCTTCGCCTATCGCGATTTTGTCGGCGATCCCGACCAGGAGCTGGAGGCGTTCGGCTTCGGCCGGGCCCATCACCGCGTCATGCACTTTGTCTATCGTTATCCCGGCCTCAAGGTCGCCGACCTCCTCGACGTCCTGCGCATCACCAAGCAATCGCTCGGCCGGGTGCTCAAGCAGCTCCTGGACGAGGGCTATATCGTGCAGAAGACCGGCGACAATGATCGCCGCCAACGCCTGCTGTTTGCGACACCGAAGGGCGAGGCGCTGGTGCAGAAGCTCGCCGGCCTCCAGACCACGCGCATCACCAAGGCGCTTGCCGAGATGGCGCCGCAGGATGCCGAGACCGTCAAGCGCTTCCTGCGCGCGATGATCGACCGCGACGATCCGGACAAGGTGCTCGAGACGATCTTTGCCACCGTCAATCAGGACAAGGAGTGA
- a CDS encoding branched-chain amino acid aminotransferase: MSMKFDIQPASNPTSEKDRVAKLVDPGFGRVFTDHMAVVRYNQAKGGWYEARVEARANFQLDPAGAVLHYAQEIFEGLKAYKRDDGGVNLFRPDANARRFKDSADRMAMAQLPEDVFIEAVEQIVRIDRAWMPGGEGSLYLRPFMIASETFLGVKPSSEYIFAVIASPVGSYFKGGPAPVSIWVSENYTRAAVGGTGAVKCGGNYAASLRAQAEAIQHGCDQVVFLDAIERRYIEELGGMNVFFVFDDGSLSTPPLGTILPGITRDSIIALAKDAGKTVREEPYSLDQWRKDAASGKLKEAFACGTAAVISPIGTVRSVSGDFEISGGAAGPVAMGLRKQLVDIQYGRTNDPHNWIRKVD, from the coding sequence ATGAGCATGAAATTCGACATCCAGCCCGCATCCAATCCGACCTCCGAGAAGGATCGGGTCGCCAAGCTGGTGGACCCCGGCTTCGGGCGGGTCTTCACCGATCACATGGCGGTGGTCCGCTACAACCAGGCCAAGGGCGGCTGGTACGAGGCGCGTGTCGAGGCCCGCGCCAATTTCCAGCTCGATCCGGCCGGCGCCGTCCTGCACTACGCCCAGGAAATTTTTGAAGGCCTCAAGGCCTACAAGCGCGACGACGGCGGCGTGAACCTGTTTCGCCCCGATGCCAATGCCCGGCGCTTCAAGGACTCGGCGGACCGCATGGCGATGGCGCAGCTCCCTGAAGACGTCTTCATCGAGGCGGTCGAGCAAATCGTGCGCATCGATCGCGCCTGGATGCCGGGCGGCGAGGGCAGCCTTTACCTGCGCCCCTTCATGATCGCGAGCGAGACCTTCCTCGGCGTCAAGCCGTCGTCCGAATACATTTTCGCGGTGATCGCCTCGCCGGTCGGCTCCTACTTCAAGGGCGGCCCCGCGCCGGTCTCGATCTGGGTGTCGGAGAATTACACGCGCGCTGCCGTCGGCGGCACCGGCGCCGTCAAATGCGGCGGCAACTATGCCGCAAGCCTGCGTGCGCAGGCCGAGGCGATCCAGCACGGCTGCGACCAGGTCGTCTTTCTCGATGCAATCGAGCGCCGCTACATCGAAGAGCTCGGCGGCATGAATGTGTTCTTCGTGTTCGACGACGGGTCGCTCTCGACGCCGCCGCTCGGCACCATCCTGCCGGGCATCACCCGCGACTCCATCATTGCGCTGGCCAAAGACGCCGGCAAGACCGTGCGTGAGGAGCCGTACTCGCTCGACCAGTGGCGCAAGGATGCGGCCAGCGGCAAGCTGAAGGAAGCGTTTGCCTGCGGCACCGCCGCCGTGATCTCGCCGATCGGCACGGTGCGCTCGGTGAGCGGCGATTTCGAGATCAGCGGCGGTGCCGCGGGCCCCGTCGCCATGGGCCTGCGCAAGCAGCTCGTCGACATCCAGTACGGCCGCACCAACGATCCGCACAACTGGATCCGGAAGGTGGATTGA
- a CDS encoding YegJ family protein, protein MTSTLPQSLKWVVLAAITGVTVFGILTIGPTPDVSAEGRSPVVDVRTTDPEMNTAIARARGTLPTFWASYEAPKPSETGHALKVHFSTRKGGEHIWMAEVKKLPNGAYSGLFANEPRDLAGKRAGDKVEFTEADISDWMFMRNGKIVGGETIKPTLKSLPKADADALRARMEQP, encoded by the coding sequence ATGACATCCACTCTTCCCCAGTCCCTGAAATGGGTCGTTCTCGCCGCAATCACCGGCGTCACCGTCTTTGGCATCCTGACCATCGGCCCCACGCCGGACGTCTCCGCTGAGGGCCGTTCGCCCGTCGTCGACGTGCGCACCACCGATCCGGAGATGAACACCGCGATCGCGCGCGCCCGCGGCACGCTGCCGACCTTTTGGGCCTCCTACGAGGCGCCGAAGCCGTCGGAGACAGGGCATGCCCTGAAGGTGCACTTTTCGACCCGCAAAGGCGGTGAGCACATCTGGATGGCCGAGGTGAAGAAGCTACCCAATGGGGCCTATTCCGGCCTCTTCGCCAACGAGCCACGCGATCTGGCCGGCAAGCGGGCAGGCGATAAGGTCGAATTCACTGAAGCCGACATCTCGGACTGGATGTTCATGCGCAACGGCAAGATCGTCGGCGGCGAAACCATCAAGCCAACGCTGAAGTCGCTGCCGAAAGCGGATGCCGACGCGCTCCGGGCGCGGATGGAGCAGCCGTAA
- the hisS gene encoding histidine--tRNA ligase — protein sequence MPTRSGRGWSSRKRLPGSCRITRRLVNAAHGRKTQKSQKLKARLPRGLEDRDPAAIRATREMVEKIRTVYELYGFEPVETPAMEYTDALGKFLPDQDRPNEGVFSFQDDDEQWISLRYDLTAPLARYVGERYGTDGLVLPYRSYRVGYVFRNEKPGPGRFRQFMQFDADTVGSATPAADAEICMMAADTMEALGIARGSYVVKVNNRKVLDGVLEAIGLGGEENAARRLTVLRAIDKLDKFPAEEVRKLLGPGRWDGGEEGKGDFTKGANLSASEADVVLAITKPRDDWKEAIAAAEVYLAKSEVGQAGVSELEEIAKLVTASGYGADRIKIDPSVVRGLEYYTGPVYEVELLLETKDDKGRPVRFGSVGGGGRYDGLVSRFRGEPVPATGFSIGVSRLQAALTLLGKLDTRPEFGPVVVTVFDRDRVADYQKMVASLRTAGIRAELYLGNPKNMGNQLKYADRRNAPCVIIQGSDEKARGEVQIKDLIEGAKAAAAIASNQEWRESRPAQFSCSEADLVAKVREVLARHDVSWG from the coding sequence ATGCCGACGCGCTCCGGGCGCGGATGGAGCAGCCGTAAGCGATTACCCGGCAGTTGCCGCATCACGCGTCGGCTGGTAAATGCCGCGCATGGCCGAAAAACCCAAAAATCCCAGAAACTGAAGGCGCGCCTGCCGCGCGGGCTCGAGGATCGCGATCCCGCCGCGATCCGGGCGACGCGCGAGATGGTGGAAAAGATCCGGACCGTGTACGAACTCTACGGGTTCGAGCCGGTGGAAACGCCGGCGATGGAATACACCGACGCGCTCGGCAAGTTCCTGCCCGACCAGGATCGTCCGAACGAGGGCGTGTTCTCGTTCCAGGACGACGACGAGCAGTGGATCAGCCTCCGCTATGATTTGACCGCGCCGCTCGCCCGCTATGTCGGCGAGCGATACGGGACCGACGGTCTTGTGTTGCCCTACCGCAGCTACCGCGTCGGCTACGTCTTCCGCAACGAGAAGCCCGGCCCCGGCCGCTTCCGCCAGTTCATGCAGTTCGATGCGGATACGGTGGGATCGGCCACGCCGGCGGCGGACGCGGAGATCTGCATGATGGCCGCGGACACGATGGAAGCGCTAGGCATTGCGCGCGGCTCGTATGTCGTCAAGGTGAACAATCGCAAGGTGCTCGACGGCGTTCTGGAAGCCATCGGGCTCGGCGGCGAAGAGAACGCAGCACGCAGACTGACGGTGCTGCGCGCGATCGACAAGCTCGACAAATTTCCCGCCGAGGAAGTTCGCAAACTGCTCGGTCCCGGTAGATGGGATGGCGGCGAAGAAGGCAAGGGCGACTTCACGAAGGGCGCCAATTTGAGCGCGTCGGAGGCTGACGTCGTTCTCGCCATCACCAAACCGCGCGACGATTGGAAAGAGGCGATCGCCGCGGCGGAGGTCTATCTCGCCAAGAGCGAAGTCGGTCAGGCCGGCGTGAGCGAGCTGGAAGAGATCGCGAAACTGGTGACGGCGTCGGGGTACGGCGCGGACCGCATCAAGATCGATCCCTCCGTGGTGCGCGGTCTCGAATATTACACGGGCCCCGTCTACGAGGTCGAATTGCTGCTCGAGACCAAGGATGACAAGGGCCGCCCGGTCCGCTTCGGCTCGGTCGGCGGTGGTGGCCGCTATGATGGTCTCGTCTCGCGCTTTCGCGGCGAGCCGGTGCCGGCGACCGGATTCTCGATCGGCGTGTCGCGGCTTCAGGCCGCGCTGACTCTGCTTGGCAAGCTCGACACGCGGCCCGAGTTCGGCCCCGTCGTCGTCACCGTGTTCGACCGCGACCGCGTCGCCGACTATCAGAAGATGGTCGCATCGTTGCGAACCGCCGGCATTCGCGCCGAACTCTATCTCGGCAATCCCAAGAACATGGGCAACCAGCTCAAATATGCCGATCGCCGCAATGCGCCCTGCGTCATCATCCAGGGCTCGGATGAAAAAGCGCGTGGCGAGGTGCAGATCAAGGATCTGATCGAGGGCGCGAAGGCGGCGGCCGCGATCGCTTCCAACCAGGAATGGCGCGAGAGCCGCCCGGCGCAGTTCTCGTGCAGCGAGGCCGACCTCGTCGCCAAAGTGCGCGAGGTGTTGGCGCGGCATGACGTGAGCTGGGGCTAG
- a CDS encoding tautomerase family protein, with the protein MPEITVSMAEGRTDEQKAGMMRDITQALVKNLGVDADAVVIQINEAPLRHKMKGGKTFVERAAAAKK; encoded by the coding sequence ATGCCTGAGATCACTGTCAGCATGGCCGAAGGCCGCACCGACGAACAAAAGGCCGGCATGATGCGCGACATCACCCAGGCACTGGTGAAGAATCTCGGCGTCGATGCCGACGCCGTCGTCATCCAGATCAATGAAGCCCCGCTCCGCCACAAGATGAAGGGCGGCAAGACGTTCGTGGAGCGCGCGGCGGCTGCGAAGAAGTAG
- a CDS encoding thioesterase family protein codes for MDARDFIKVGMSAERTLVVPVERTVGHFVPGMPMVYATPMMILEMEMTSGDAIRAALQPGWVTVGTEVDIRHLAAALVGATVRTTAKVFAVERRVIRFEVEAFEGPRKLGEGRHARGLVNVEMFNKRLAAGSKS; via the coding sequence ATGGACGCACGCGACTTCATCAAGGTCGGCATGAGCGCCGAGCGCACGCTGGTGGTGCCGGTGGAGCGCACGGTCGGGCATTTCGTGCCCGGCATGCCGATGGTCTATGCGACGCCGATGATGATCCTGGAAATGGAGATGACGTCGGGCGATGCGATTCGTGCGGCGCTTCAGCCGGGCTGGGTCACCGTCGGCACCGAGGTCGATATCCGCCATCTTGCAGCAGCCCTCGTCGGTGCGACGGTGCGGACCACTGCGAAGGTTTTCGCGGTCGAGCGCCGCGTCATCCGCTTCGAGGTCGAGGCCTTCGAAGGCCCGCGAAAACTCGGCGAAGGGCGCCACGCGCGCGGGCTCGTCAATGTCGAGATGTTCAACAAGCGGCTAGCCGCAGGCTCGAAATCGTAG
- the proC gene encoding pyrroline-5-carboxylate reductase: MTSNNTLENITGTILLAGAGKMGGAMLTGWLSGGLDPRRVAVIDPHISAEITALAAKGIALNPDVTTAGQVETLVVAVKPQMFREAGAKLKPFVSDKTAVVSIMAGTTIASLEEVCGGAVVRAMPNTPAAIGRGITVAVAANNVSAQQRAVADALLRATGSVEWVNDESLMDAVTAVSGSGPAYVFLLAEELARAGVEAGLPEALATKLARETVAGSGELLHQSELASGTLRQNVTSPGGTTAAALGVLMGEPGLRDLMIRAIAAATKRSKELAK, from the coding sequence ATGACGAGCAACAACACTCTCGAGAACATCACCGGCACCATCCTGCTCGCCGGTGCCGGCAAGATGGGCGGCGCGATGCTGACCGGATGGCTTTCGGGCGGGCTCGATCCGCGCCGCGTCGCGGTGATCGATCCGCACATCTCGGCCGAGATCACCGCACTTGCCGCCAAGGGGATTGCGCTCAATCCTGATGTGACGACGGCAGGCCAGGTCGAGACGCTCGTCGTCGCGGTGAAGCCGCAAATGTTCCGCGAGGCCGGCGCCAAGCTGAAGCCATTCGTCTCCGACAAGACCGCGGTGGTGTCGATCATGGCGGGAACCACGATCGCCTCGCTCGAGGAGGTCTGCGGCGGCGCGGTGGTGCGCGCGATGCCGAACACGCCGGCCGCGATCGGTCGCGGCATCACGGTGGCTGTCGCCGCGAACAATGTCAGCGCACAGCAACGCGCGGTGGCCGATGCGCTGCTACGCGCCACCGGCTCGGTCGAATGGGTCAACGATGAGAGCCTGATGGACGCGGTCACTGCGGTGTCCGGCTCGGGTCCGGCCTATGTGTTTTTGCTGGCCGAGGAACTCGCGCGCGCCGGTGTCGAGGCGGGATTGCCCGAGGCGCTCGCGACAAAACTCGCGCGCGAAACCGTCGCCGGCTCGGGTGAACTTCTCCACCAGTCGGAGCTTGCCTCCGGCACGCTGCGCCAGAACGTCACCTCGCCCGGCGGTACCACGGCCGCGGCACTCGGCGTGCTGATGGGCGAGCCCGGCCTGCGCGATCTGATGATCCGCGCCATCGCGGCGGCGACGAAGCGGTCGAAGGAATTGGCGAAGTAA
- a CDS encoding YbjN domain-containing protein codes for MSLLEGTIDSKNHPLAVVEDIAASNNWPFERSGEDELTIVSKGQWTDYQISFTWMGEIEALHLACAFDMKIPVARRPEVQRLVAAVNEQLWVGHFDLWTTTGMIMHRQALVLPGGLIASTGQCEAMLAGAIHACERYFPAFQFVVWAGKSTTEAMDAAMFDTVGEA; via the coding sequence ATGTCCCTGCTCGAAGGCACCATCGATTCCAAAAACCATCCGCTCGCGGTGGTCGAGGATATCGCTGCCAGCAACAACTGGCCGTTCGAACGCTCCGGCGAAGACGAACTCACGATTGTCTCCAAGGGACAATGGACCGACTACCAGATCTCCTTCACCTGGATGGGCGAGATCGAGGCGCTGCATCTGGCCTGCGCGTTTGACATGAAGATCCCGGTTGCGCGGCGACCGGAGGTCCAGCGGCTCGTGGCCGCGGTCAACGAGCAATTGTGGGTCGGGCACTTCGACCTGTGGACCACCACCGGCATGATCATGCACCGGCAGGCCCTGGTGCTGCCGGGCGGGCTCATCGCCTCCACCGGCCAGTGCGAAGCCATGCTCGCAGGCGCCATCCACGCCTGCGAACGCTATTTCCCGGCGTTCCAGTTCGTGGTGTGGGCAGGCAAGTCCACGACGGAAGCCATGGACGCGGCCATGTTCGACACGGTGGGCGAGGCGTAA
- a CDS encoding 6,7-dimethyl-8-ribityllumazine synthase: MNQMLQDPQAETSQPTQTPPPVPQDPVPDHPRFAKPQRVAFVQACWHRDVVEEARIAFAKEAEARHLNHVDVFEVPGSFEIPLHAQILAKTRRYTAIVAAGLVVDGGIYRHEFVADTVIKALMDVQLRTEVPVFSAVLTPQQFHETEVHYDFFRKHFAIKGVEVAAACAETLLGLERLRGQVAAGIV; encoded by the coding sequence ATGAATCAGATGTTGCAAGATCCCCAAGCCGAAACGTCCCAACCAACTCAAACGCCACCGCCGGTTCCGCAAGATCCGGTGCCCGACCATCCGCGCTTCGCGAAACCGCAGCGGGTGGCCTTCGTGCAGGCCTGCTGGCACCGCGACGTGGTCGAGGAGGCCCGCATCGCCTTCGCGAAGGAGGCAGAAGCGCGCCACCTCAATCATGTCGACGTGTTCGAGGTGCCGGGCTCGTTCGAGATCCCGCTGCATGCGCAGATCCTGGCCAAGACACGACGCTACACCGCGATCGTCGCGGCCGGCCTCGTCGTCGACGGCGGCATCTACCGCCATGAGTTCGTCGCCGATACCGTGATCAAGGCGTTGATGGACGTGCAGCTGCGCACCGAGGTGCCCGTGTTCTCCGCGGTGCTGACGCCGCAGCAATTCCACGAGACCGAGGTGCACTACGATTTCTTCCGCAAGCATTTTGCCATCAAGGGCGTCGAAGTGGCAGCCGCCTGCGCGGAGACACTGCTCGGGCTCGAACGCCTGCGCGGCCAGGTCGCCGCGGGAATCGTGTAA
- a CDS encoding ATP-grasp domain-containing protein: MRRLRILVLMHPDFVPPDSSDGHTVQEINAWKTEYDVVSTLRAAGHEVRPLGAQEEIKPVREAIEEFKPHVVFTLLEEFHNNVAFDQHIASYLELMKVPYTGCNPRGLTLARGKDLSKTLVHHRRIAAPAFAVFPMRRKVKRPTRLALPLIVKSLNMDGSFGISQASIVDTDEKLAERVAFIHERVESAAIAEQFIEGRELYVGVLGNNRLRVLPVWELKFGSMGGRSSRHIATEKAKHDTDYQEKVGIVDGPAKDLAPEVTARIQRAAKRIYRVLGLDGYARIDFRLTADGTPYFIEANPNPEIAKSQEFATAALHDGLKYPALLQRILTLGISRAKAGVSLG, encoded by the coding sequence ATGAGACGTCTGCGCATTCTGGTGCTCATGCATCCGGACTTCGTGCCGCCGGACTCCAGCGACGGACACACCGTGCAGGAGATCAACGCGTGGAAAACCGAATACGACGTCGTGAGTACCTTGCGCGCAGCCGGCCACGAGGTTCGACCACTCGGCGCGCAGGAGGAAATCAAGCCGGTGCGCGAGGCGATCGAGGAGTTCAAGCCGCACGTGGTGTTCACGCTGCTGGAGGAATTCCACAACAACGTCGCCTTCGACCAGCACATCGCGAGCTATCTCGAGCTGATGAAGGTCCCTTATACCGGGTGCAATCCGCGCGGCCTGACCCTGGCCCGCGGCAAGGATTTGTCCAAGACGCTGGTGCATCACCGCCGGATCGCTGCGCCGGCCTTTGCGGTCTTCCCGATGCGCCGCAAGGTGAAACGCCCGACACGCCTTGCGCTGCCGCTGATCGTCAAGAGCCTGAACATGGATGGCTCGTTCGGCATCTCGCAAGCCTCCATCGTCGACACCGACGAGAAGCTGGCCGAGCGGGTTGCCTTCATCCACGAGCGGGTCGAATCCGCCGCCATCGCCGAGCAGTTCATCGAGGGGCGAGAGCTTTACGTCGGCGTGCTCGGCAACAATCGCTTGCGCGTTCTGCCGGTCTGGGAGCTGAAATTCGGCAGCATGGGTGGCCGCTCGTCACGGCATATCGCCACGGAGAAGGCCAAGCACGACACCGACTATCAGGAGAAGGTCGGCATCGTCGACGGGCCTGCGAAGGATCTGGCGCCGGAAGTGACCGCCAGGATCCAGCGGGCCGCGAAACGCATCTACCGGGTGCTCGGCCTCGACGGCTATGCGCGCATCGATTTTCGTCTCACTGCCGACGGCACGCCATATTTCATCGAAGCCAATCCCAATCCCGAGATCGCCAAGAGCCAGGAGTTCGCCACGGCCGCTCTACATGACGGACTGAAATATCCGGCTCTCCTGCAGCGCATCCTGACGCTTGGGATCAGCCGCGCCAAAGCGGGGGTGTCACTGGGGTGA
- a CDS encoding putative zinc-binding metallopeptidase produces the protein MPRRKFAWEKLSDDELLKQRLSSLRVTVEGTWLEDCVSALYEELQERGIRLRPHTWMSSEWFSPGGVPGIAIPFYLAHPRLMKLEKKMMFDVEGGTWRECMAILRHEAGHAIQHGYQLQRRRRWQQLFGPSSKHYPRYYRPNPASRRYVQHLRLWYAQSHPDEDFAETFAVWLRPRSNWRTRYAGWPALKKLEYVDELMGEIAGKRPLITTRERVDTLGRLSQTLEEHYKKKQAFYAFTPPKTYDRDLSRLFSADPRHHRSKPASALIRRHRAHIRQLVARWTGENQLTLDAVLDEMISAAASSICVPSAPNRSSFSTSSSS, from the coding sequence ATGCCACGCCGGAAATTTGCCTGGGAGAAGCTGTCGGATGATGAGTTGCTCAAGCAACGCCTCTCCAGCCTGAGGGTTACGGTCGAAGGCACCTGGCTCGAGGATTGCGTCAGCGCGCTGTACGAGGAGCTCCAGGAGCGCGGCATCCGGCTGCGGCCGCACACCTGGATGTCGAGCGAATGGTTCAGTCCGGGCGGCGTTCCCGGCATCGCCATTCCGTTCTATCTCGCTCATCCCCGCCTGATGAAGCTCGAGAAGAAGATGATGTTCGACGTCGAGGGCGGAACCTGGCGTGAATGCATGGCCATCCTCCGTCACGAAGCGGGCCACGCCATACAGCACGGCTACCAGTTGCAGCGCCGCCGGCGCTGGCAGCAACTGTTCGGCCCGTCGTCGAAACATTATCCGCGCTATTACCGGCCCAATCCGGCCAGCCGGCGCTATGTCCAGCATCTGCGGCTCTGGTACGCGCAGAGCCATCCGGACGAGGATTTCGCCGAGACCTTTGCGGTGTGGCTGCGGCCCCGTTCGAACTGGCGGACACGATACGCCGGCTGGCCGGCGCTGAAGAAGCTCGAATATGTCGACGAACTGATGGGCGAGATCGCGGGCAAGCGACCGCTGATCACGACGCGGGAGCGTGTCGATACGCTGGGTCGGCTGAGCCAGACGCTCGAAGAGCACTACAAGAAGAAGCAGGCGTTCTACGCCTTCACGCCCCCCAAGACCTACGACCGCGATCTGTCCCGGCTGTTTTCAGCCGATCCACGGCATCACCGCTCGAAGCCGGCTTCGGCCCTGATCCGGCGGCACCGCGCCCATATCAGGCAGCTGGTGGCGCGATGGACGGGCGAGAATCAGCTTACACTCGATGCCGTGCTCGACGAGATGATCTCCGCTGCCGCGAGCTCGATCTGCGTGCCGTCGGCCCCGAACAGAAGCTCGTTCTCGACTTCATCGTCCTCGTGA